From Apis mellifera strain DH4 linkage group LG5, Amel_HAv3.1, whole genome shotgun sequence, the proteins below share one genomic window:
- the LOC408826 gene encoding dystroglycan isoform X1, translating into MKNPYVLACFLLCVAPLAVLGLTLQEDDLVFDDVGEEGTSTAATVISRRYDERKANWLEQKYPHEVKRHQFDEVNNVPHVVVPVGHVLKLRVHKEAFTGPEDYYELFDSSGNKLLRWLYWDDAASTLMGVPTKKDVGSRRLSVKVVPKDDVATTKDLFVVQVVPEKHEELKHRDGKTHCNEGEEQTLLTILLDAKFDNLTPVTRVNTIENLAGFLGLHVSAFSMHPQNAKENFNADSTVILSGPGNVKHRKEKHLTAVQWQVGCDGHLWRHQTDLVKHLREQAKDGTLAEVMQLPVLLWRVKTESSLLLRSRRESGSGHYSNPDYDSYDDYDIEYDGEDGEDGEDGEDGEDGEDGDDSQVQPTFMPETNLAPEHPHRHHHGEEPIDWNTEDDNDDLIIPDTHPDIIESVLNRTTTDAMSTTTTTELTSPTSSTSPTTTTTTTTSTTSTTTTTTTTTTQQPPSSTATSTTTTSTTTSTTTADTTTATIMPTIIVPSTELPEKSEITIEETTKNTRYTETESLNISSVTIPELTTIPPSIIVPHSSTTTTTTTTGTVPTTVVVERTETDVTSGTINVTTEEPTEQSSMTSTKQSSTLLPVTVPANTTTTSTTTAFVTFYNTTTTTPLITTQMRTTPTTTTTTTTTTNTTTTMAPTTASTTTTTTTTTPAPTSAATEPARVITETEYEVHNFPPKQDRRLKKIPVTAGKPLSYVIPANTFSDVEEGDTRNLRLSLYLQGAPLKPTHWLQFNQRTQEVYGLPLENDISTWTYELVAADSEGLNVTDRLDIHVQQHKLSRTVNHEFSIYLRIDKRTEFPTDVDWELKVIRSIAELYEDSDTRHITVRSVDIDRDQAIFTWTNDSLPRSSDCPKNYINDLLHVLIDRNGDPSSSLRNVLLPEIRVKRVVYQGIGQCEDMSRPEVPKVSTQEPKSNFPPLPRNQVDLVNATVGQLLIFKVPEDTFYDAEDGSARNMKMSLLTIERKPIPPYEWLQFDSKNQEFYGVPMRSDVGRKEYQLVVTDKEGASATDGLVVVVHSAPFMQHTVEFSMTLDIPYESFAHSALQKRNFIEKLRDLYQDKDTNAISLHSISNGSTVITWHNRTLPTSYCAHEEVSRLRSVLVKSDNDRRSVTDEVLEIMGLKFPVKQITVIPMGICLGELTDVHSRDNHVPPVDDSTSVGAFHDDYLITFVLPAIIIAIMLILAGIIACVFYRRRRSGKMSVSEQDDERQSFRSKGIPVIFQDELDEKPDPGNKSPVILKEEKPPLPPPEYQKAEDGADVPMLPKENSEEPYQPPPPFATNRDTNRQNRPKPTPTYRKPPPYVPP; encoded by the exons ATGAAGAATCCTTACGTCCTCGCGTGTTTCCTGCTCTGTGTTGCGCCTCTCGCGGTGCTGGGCCTCACCCTGCAGGAGGACGATCTGGTGTTCGACGACGTCGGCGAAGAGGGGACCAGCACCGCGGCAACGGTGATCAGTCGTCGTTACGACGAGCGGAAGGCCAACTGGCTCGAGCAGAAGTATCCCCACGAGGTTAAGAGGCATCAATTCGACGAGGTGAACAACGTGCCCCACGTAGTGGTTCCGGTTGGCCACGTGCTCAAGCTTCGTGTCCACAAGGAAGCGTTCACGGGGCCCGAAGATTACTACGAg TTGTTCGACTCGAGCGGGAACAAGCTGCTGCGATGGCTGTACTGGGACGACGCTGCGTCGACCCTGATGGGCGTCCCGACGAAGAAGGACGTGGGGAGCCGTCGGCTGAGCGTGAAAGTGGTGCCCAAGGACGACGTCGCCACTACCAAGGATCTGTTCGTGGTGCAAGTGGTCCCCGAGAAGCACGAGGAATTGAAGCACAGGGACGGGAAG ACACACTGCAACGAAGGGGAGGAACAGACGTTGCTGACGATACTGTTGGACGCAAAGTTCGACAACCTCACGCCGGTCACGCGAGTCAACACCATCGAGAACCTGGCAGGATTTCTGGGACTTCATGTG AGCGCATTTTCGATGCATCCGCAAAACGCCAAAGAGAATTTCAACGCTGATTCCACGGTGATCCTTAGCGGGCCAGGGAACGTGAAACATCGGAAAGAGAAACATCTCACGGCAGTTCAATGGCag GTCGGTTGTGACGGTCATTTATGGAGACACCAGACAGATTTGGTGAAACATCTGCGAGAACAAGCGAAGGATGGCACTCTGGCGGAAGTAATGCAACTTCCGGTCCTATTATGGCGCGTTAAAACGGAATCGAGCCTGTTGCTAAGAAGCAGAAGAGAGAGCGGTTCCGGGCATTATAGTAATCCGGATTACGACAGTTACGACGATTACGATATTGAGTACGATGGTGAGGATGGCGAGGATGGCGAGGACGGCGAGGATGGGGAGGACGGCGAGGATGGGGATGACTCGCAAGTACAGCCAACGTTCATGCCCGAAACTAATCTTGCCCCGGAGCATCCTCACAGGCATCACCATGGGGAGGAACCTATCGATTGGAAC ACCGAAGATGATAACGATGATCTTATAATACCCGACACGCATCCAGACATAATAGAGAGCGTATTGAACAGAACTACTACGGATGCCATGTCAACT ACAACAACCACTGAACTTACATCACCAACATCATCAACATCTCCAACAACCACCACTACGACGACTACCTCAACTACTtcgacaacaacaacaactacaacaacaacaactcaACAACCACCCTCGTCAACGGCCACTagtactactactactagcACAACAACGAGTACAACAACAGCAGATACAACAACAGCAACCATTATGCCGACCATCATTGTTCCATCGACCGAACTGCCGGAGAAATCGGAGATAACGATCGAAGAGACAACGAAGAATACCAGATACACGGAGACcgaatctttaaatatctCATCTGTCACTATACCAGAACTCACCACCATCCCCCCTTCGATAATTGTACCCCATTCTAGCACCACTACCACCACTACCACTACTGGAACCGTCCCTACCACTGTTGTTGTTGAAAGGACGGAAACGGATGTGACCAGTGGTACCATTAATGTCACTACGGAAGAG CCGACAGAACAGTCGTCTATGACCTCGACGAAACAATCCAGTACTCTGTTACCTGTCACAGTACCTGCGAACACTACAACCACAAGCACAACTACTGCATTCGTTACATTCTATAACACTACAACTACAACACCACTAATAACGACACAGATGAGAACAACGCCAACTACCACaacaaccaccaccaccaccaccaatACCACTACCACTATGGCTCCAACAACTGCCAGTACAACCACCACCACGACCACTACCACTCCAGCGCCGACCAGCGCTGCTACTGAACCAGCTAGAGTTATCACGGAAACCGAGTACGAAGTTCACAACTTCCCGCCTAAACAAGATAgaagattgaagaaaatacCTGTCACAGCTGGGAAACCGTTAAGCTATGTCATACCTGCCAACACGTTTAGCGATGTAGAAGAAGGAGATACCAGGAATTTGAGACTAAGTTTATATCTGCAGGGTGCACCGTTAAAACCCACTCACTGGTTGCAGTTTAATCAGAGAACGCAGGAAGTTTATGGATT GCCATTGGAGAATGATATCTCTACCTGGACCTACGAATTGGTAGCTGCCGATAGCGAGGGATTAAACGTGACAGATCGACTTGATATTCACGTACAGCAGCACAAGCTTAGTCGGACTGTAAACCATGaatttagtatatatttaagGATCGATAAGCGAACTGAATTTCCTACAGACGTAGACTGGGAGCTAAAG GTAATTCGAAGTATAGCCGAATTATATGAAGATAGCGATACCAGACATATTACTGTTAGATCAGTCGATATCGATCGTGATCAAGCGATTTTCACTTGGACCAACGATAGTTTGCCTAGAAGCAGCGATTGtcctaaaaattatatcaacgatttattacat GTTCTGATTGATAGAAATGGTGATCCTAGTTCTTCGCTGAGAAATGTTCTTCTCCCTGAAATTAGAGTGAAACGAGTAGTTTATCAAGGCATTGGACAATGCGAAGATATGTCCCGTCCAGAAGTGCCAAAAGTTTCCACTCAGGAGCCTAAATCAAATTTCCCCCCATTACCAAGAAATCAAGTGGATCTTGTCAATGCCACTGTTGGtcaattacttatatttaaagtacCAGAA GATACTTTTTACGATGCAGAAGATGGTTCCGCGAGAAACATGAAAATGTCTCTGCTAACTATTGAACGCAAACCTATTCCACCATACGAATGGTTGCAATTCGATAGtaaaaatcaagaattttatGGAGTACCAATGCGTAGTGACGTTGGACGTAAAGAATATCAATTAGTAGTTACTGACAAAGAAG GCGCAAGCGCCACTGATGGCCTAGTAGTTGTGGTTCATTCTGCTCCTTTTATGCAACACACAGTAGAATTTTCCATGACATTGGATATTCCCTACGAATCATTTGCACATTCTGCTCTTCAAAAGcgcaattttattgaaaagttaCGTGATTTGTACCAAGATAAAGATACTAATGCAATCTCATTGCATAGCATATCAAATGGTAGCACAGTAATCACGTGGCACAACAGAACCTTGCCTACCTCGTATTGCGCGCATGAAGAAGTTAGCAGATTGCGTTCAGTGCTTGTTAAAAGTGATAATGATCGTCGATCCGTTACAGACGAAGTCCTTGAGATCATGGGTTTAAAATTCCCTGTTAAACAAATCACTGTGATTCCCATGGGCATTTGTCTTGGCGAGTTAACAGACGTTCATTCGCGTGACAATCATGTTCCACCAGTGGACGATTCTACTTCAGTTGGGGCGTTCCACGATGATTATCTTATCACATTCGTCCTACCAGCTATAATAATCGCTATAATGCTCATCTTAGCAGGCATCATTGCATGCGTGTTTTATAGACGAAGGCGTAGTGGGAAAATGAGTGTCAGCGAACAAGATGACGAAAGACAAAGTTTCCGTAGCAAGGGAATACCGGTTATTTTCCAAGATGAATTGGATGAAAAACCAGAtccag GTAACAAGTCTCCTGtcattttaaaagaagagaaaccaCCGTTACCACCTCCCGAATATCAAAAAGCCGAAGACGGTGCAGATGTACCAATGTTGCCAAAGGAGAATTCCGAGGAACCGTATCAACCACCTCCACCATTCGCCACGAATCGCGACACTAATCGTCAGAATCGTCCTAAACCCACTCCTACATACAGGAAACCACCTCCATACGTACCTCCCTAA
- the LOC408826 gene encoding dystroglycan isoform X2, whose translation MKNPYVLACFLLCVAPLAVLGLTLQEDDLVFDDVGEEGTSTAATVISRRYDERKANWLEQKYPHEVKRHQFDEVNNVPHVVVPVGHVLKLRVHKEAFTGPEDYYELFDSSGNKLLRWLYWDDAASTLMGVPTKKDVGSRRLSVKVVPKDDVATTKDLFVVQVVPEKHEELKHRDGKTHCNEGEEQTLLTILLDAKFDNLTPVTRVNTIENLAGFLGLHVSAFSMHPQNAKENFNADSTVILSGPGNVKHRKEKHLTAVQWQVGCDGHLWRHQTDLVKHLREQAKDGTLAEVMQLPVLLWRVKTESSLLLRSRRESGSGHYSNPDYDSYDDYDIEYDGEDGEDGEDGEDGEDGEDGDDSQVQPTFMPETNLAPEHPHRHHHGEEPIDWNTEDDNDDLIIPDTHPDIIESVLNRTTTDAMSTPTEQSSMTSTKQSSTLLPVTVPANTTTTSTTTAFVTFYNTTTTTPLITTQMRTTPTTTTTTTTTTNTTTTMAPTTASTTTTTTTTTPAPTSAATEPARVITETEYEVHNFPPKQDRRLKKIPVTAGKPLSYVIPANTFSDVEEGDTRNLRLSLYLQGAPLKPTHWLQFNQRTQEVYGLPLENDISTWTYELVAADSEGLNVTDRLDIHVQQHKLSRTVNHEFSIYLRIDKRTEFPTDVDWELKVIRSIAELYEDSDTRHITVRSVDIDRDQAIFTWTNDSLPRSSDCPKNYINDLLHVLIDRNGDPSSSLRNVLLPEIRVKRVVYQGIGQCEDMSRPEVPKVSTQEPKSNFPPLPRNQVDLVNATVGQLLIFKVPEDTFYDAEDGSARNMKMSLLTIERKPIPPYEWLQFDSKNQEFYGVPMRSDVGRKEYQLVVTDKEGASATDGLVVVVHSAPFMQHTVEFSMTLDIPYESFAHSALQKRNFIEKLRDLYQDKDTNAISLHSISNGSTVITWHNRTLPTSYCAHEEVSRLRSVLVKSDNDRRSVTDEVLEIMGLKFPVKQITVIPMGICLGELTDVHSRDNHVPPVDDSTSVGAFHDDYLITFVLPAIIIAIMLILAGIIACVFYRRRRSGKMSVSEQDDERQSFRSKGIPVIFQDELDEKPDPGNKSPVILKEEKPPLPPPEYQKAEDGADVPMLPKENSEEPYQPPPPFATNRDTNRQNRPKPTPTYRKPPPYVPP comes from the exons ATGAAGAATCCTTACGTCCTCGCGTGTTTCCTGCTCTGTGTTGCGCCTCTCGCGGTGCTGGGCCTCACCCTGCAGGAGGACGATCTGGTGTTCGACGACGTCGGCGAAGAGGGGACCAGCACCGCGGCAACGGTGATCAGTCGTCGTTACGACGAGCGGAAGGCCAACTGGCTCGAGCAGAAGTATCCCCACGAGGTTAAGAGGCATCAATTCGACGAGGTGAACAACGTGCCCCACGTAGTGGTTCCGGTTGGCCACGTGCTCAAGCTTCGTGTCCACAAGGAAGCGTTCACGGGGCCCGAAGATTACTACGAg TTGTTCGACTCGAGCGGGAACAAGCTGCTGCGATGGCTGTACTGGGACGACGCTGCGTCGACCCTGATGGGCGTCCCGACGAAGAAGGACGTGGGGAGCCGTCGGCTGAGCGTGAAAGTGGTGCCCAAGGACGACGTCGCCACTACCAAGGATCTGTTCGTGGTGCAAGTGGTCCCCGAGAAGCACGAGGAATTGAAGCACAGGGACGGGAAG ACACACTGCAACGAAGGGGAGGAACAGACGTTGCTGACGATACTGTTGGACGCAAAGTTCGACAACCTCACGCCGGTCACGCGAGTCAACACCATCGAGAACCTGGCAGGATTTCTGGGACTTCATGTG AGCGCATTTTCGATGCATCCGCAAAACGCCAAAGAGAATTTCAACGCTGATTCCACGGTGATCCTTAGCGGGCCAGGGAACGTGAAACATCGGAAAGAGAAACATCTCACGGCAGTTCAATGGCag GTCGGTTGTGACGGTCATTTATGGAGACACCAGACAGATTTGGTGAAACATCTGCGAGAACAAGCGAAGGATGGCACTCTGGCGGAAGTAATGCAACTTCCGGTCCTATTATGGCGCGTTAAAACGGAATCGAGCCTGTTGCTAAGAAGCAGAAGAGAGAGCGGTTCCGGGCATTATAGTAATCCGGATTACGACAGTTACGACGATTACGATATTGAGTACGATGGTGAGGATGGCGAGGATGGCGAGGACGGCGAGGATGGGGAGGACGGCGAGGATGGGGATGACTCGCAAGTACAGCCAACGTTCATGCCCGAAACTAATCTTGCCCCGGAGCATCCTCACAGGCATCACCATGGGGAGGAACCTATCGATTGGAAC ACCGAAGATGATAACGATGATCTTATAATACCCGACACGCATCCAGACATAATAGAGAGCGTATTGAACAGAACTACTACGGATGCCATGTCAACT CCGACAGAACAGTCGTCTATGACCTCGACGAAACAATCCAGTACTCTGTTACCTGTCACAGTACCTGCGAACACTACAACCACAAGCACAACTACTGCATTCGTTACATTCTATAACACTACAACTACAACACCACTAATAACGACACAGATGAGAACAACGCCAACTACCACaacaaccaccaccaccaccaccaatACCACTACCACTATGGCTCCAACAACTGCCAGTACAACCACCACCACGACCACTACCACTCCAGCGCCGACCAGCGCTGCTACTGAACCAGCTAGAGTTATCACGGAAACCGAGTACGAAGTTCACAACTTCCCGCCTAAACAAGATAgaagattgaagaaaatacCTGTCACAGCTGGGAAACCGTTAAGCTATGTCATACCTGCCAACACGTTTAGCGATGTAGAAGAAGGAGATACCAGGAATTTGAGACTAAGTTTATATCTGCAGGGTGCACCGTTAAAACCCACTCACTGGTTGCAGTTTAATCAGAGAACGCAGGAAGTTTATGGATT GCCATTGGAGAATGATATCTCTACCTGGACCTACGAATTGGTAGCTGCCGATAGCGAGGGATTAAACGTGACAGATCGACTTGATATTCACGTACAGCAGCACAAGCTTAGTCGGACTGTAAACCATGaatttagtatatatttaagGATCGATAAGCGAACTGAATTTCCTACAGACGTAGACTGGGAGCTAAAG GTAATTCGAAGTATAGCCGAATTATATGAAGATAGCGATACCAGACATATTACTGTTAGATCAGTCGATATCGATCGTGATCAAGCGATTTTCACTTGGACCAACGATAGTTTGCCTAGAAGCAGCGATTGtcctaaaaattatatcaacgatttattacat GTTCTGATTGATAGAAATGGTGATCCTAGTTCTTCGCTGAGAAATGTTCTTCTCCCTGAAATTAGAGTGAAACGAGTAGTTTATCAAGGCATTGGACAATGCGAAGATATGTCCCGTCCAGAAGTGCCAAAAGTTTCCACTCAGGAGCCTAAATCAAATTTCCCCCCATTACCAAGAAATCAAGTGGATCTTGTCAATGCCACTGTTGGtcaattacttatatttaaagtacCAGAA GATACTTTTTACGATGCAGAAGATGGTTCCGCGAGAAACATGAAAATGTCTCTGCTAACTATTGAACGCAAACCTATTCCACCATACGAATGGTTGCAATTCGATAGtaaaaatcaagaattttatGGAGTACCAATGCGTAGTGACGTTGGACGTAAAGAATATCAATTAGTAGTTACTGACAAAGAAG GCGCAAGCGCCACTGATGGCCTAGTAGTTGTGGTTCATTCTGCTCCTTTTATGCAACACACAGTAGAATTTTCCATGACATTGGATATTCCCTACGAATCATTTGCACATTCTGCTCTTCAAAAGcgcaattttattgaaaagttaCGTGATTTGTACCAAGATAAAGATACTAATGCAATCTCATTGCATAGCATATCAAATGGTAGCACAGTAATCACGTGGCACAACAGAACCTTGCCTACCTCGTATTGCGCGCATGAAGAAGTTAGCAGATTGCGTTCAGTGCTTGTTAAAAGTGATAATGATCGTCGATCCGTTACAGACGAAGTCCTTGAGATCATGGGTTTAAAATTCCCTGTTAAACAAATCACTGTGATTCCCATGGGCATTTGTCTTGGCGAGTTAACAGACGTTCATTCGCGTGACAATCATGTTCCACCAGTGGACGATTCTACTTCAGTTGGGGCGTTCCACGATGATTATCTTATCACATTCGTCCTACCAGCTATAATAATCGCTATAATGCTCATCTTAGCAGGCATCATTGCATGCGTGTTTTATAGACGAAGGCGTAGTGGGAAAATGAGTGTCAGCGAACAAGATGACGAAAGACAAAGTTTCCGTAGCAAGGGAATACCGGTTATTTTCCAAGATGAATTGGATGAAAAACCAGAtccag GTAACAAGTCTCCTGtcattttaaaagaagagaaaccaCCGTTACCACCTCCCGAATATCAAAAAGCCGAAGACGGTGCAGATGTACCAATGTTGCCAAAGGAGAATTCCGAGGAACCGTATCAACCACCTCCACCATTCGCCACGAATCGCGACACTAATCGTCAGAATCGTCCTAAACCCACTCCTACATACAGGAAACCACCTCCATACGTACCTCCCTAA